Part of the Triticum urartu cultivar G1812 chromosome 2, Tu2.1, whole genome shotgun sequence genome, ATTTGGGCTGAATATGAGGGTGCCGGTCAGCCCGTGCGTTTAAGTCCTGTTTGCCACGCCCGTCTAAGTCAAAATTTCGTGACCGGTCAGTGATCCGGCGGCCCGTCTGATGAGGCAGATTTGAGGCGCGTGATTGTAGATGCTCTTAATAGCCCGTATGCACGGAATTTCCCCCGTGCATATATTCGCGACGTGGAAGTCCATCTACTCCACCCGCCGGAGCTTAATGACCTAGGTGTAATTTGCATGAGTGGCATAGAGCTTTTGCTTCACAAGCGCAGGCAGCATACAACACCGTACCGGCCATGACCACCACGCGAAGCTCGCAATCCCATAACTCCCAGCCACTGCCGATAATCCTAGTCCTCcttgcagcagcagcagcagcatcaacTCCCTTGATCTTAcaggctgctgctgctgctgcagaACAAGATGAGAAGCAGCCGATCACGCTTCCGGGTTGCCCCGACAGGTGCGGCGACACTCTCATCCCCTTCCCGTTCGGCACCAAGCCCGGCTGCTTCCGCGAGGGCTTCCAGGTCACCTGCAACGACTCCTTCACTCCCCACCGCGCCTTCCTCGCCTACGCCGGAGTAAACCAGCACATAGCCGAGATATACTACAAGGTGGGGTGGCACCATCCTGTGTGGAGGACCGACCATGGCAACACGGCCCTGGAGCTCATAGACATATCGGTGGCCGACGGCGAGGCGCGCGCTTATGGCCTCGTTTCGTCCCTCTGCAACGCCGCCAACCTCAGCGGCGACTACGTCGCCAAGTGCCAGAACCTGGCGCTGGGCGAGAGGGGCCCGTTCCTGCTGTCGGTGACGCGCAACCTCCTCGTCGGCGTGGGCTGGAGGGTGGAACCCAAGATCATGAGCTACCTGTGGTCAGCGTACCGGAACTCCACCTATGAGTTCTCGCTCGCCTGCCTCTCGGACCTTATGGGCATGCCCAAGCTCCTGCAGCTGGCGACAAATGGGTCATGCTCCAGCCGGGGCTGCTGCCAGGCCGCGCTGCCGGAGGCGGCTCCGCTCACCGACTTCGGGACGTGGTTCACCATCGAGGACAACCCCATGTGGCAGACCAATCCGTGCACCTACGCCATGGTGGTCGAGAGCGACTGGTACCGCTTCTCCACGCCGGACCTGTACGGCGTCGAGGTGCTGCCCAGGAGGTACCCGAGGGGCGTCCCCTTCGTGCTCGACTTCTCCATCCGGAACGGTGCATGTCCGGGGAAAGGCCAGAAACCACCTCCGGACTACGCCTGCGTCAGCGGCAACAGCTATTGCGCCAACGCGACTGGTGGTGCTGCCCATGGCTATGTCTGCAGGTGCTTGGAACACTACGATGGCAACCCTTACATCGCCAATGGATGCCAAGGTGTACTAAGCCTTAATTCGTACCAGTATCTCTTTTTTACTCCAGATCTCAAACTTTTCTTGGTGTTGCGAAAACCAGATTTCAAACCTTTAACCTTTTTTGTTTTGTCTTCAGACATCGACGAGTGTAAGCTCCGAAAACTGAATCCTGAGTTGTACCCTTGTTCGAGTGATGGGATCTGCAAGAACAGGCTGGAAGGCTATGACTGTCCATGCAAACTCGGAATGAAAGGCGACGGTATAAAAGGAACTTGCACCGATAAATTCCCCCTGGTAGCACAGGTGATTGTGGGTAAGCACAAAAACATCGCACCACATTAATCGATTACAACCGTCTTTCTGTCCTTAGCAGCACACATGTCTCGATCTAGCTTTTGCTAAGATTTTTTTCCTACTTTCAATTTTTTTAATTTGTACACATTTTCTATTATGGGTTGTTACTTAGTATTTAATCTAAATGAGTCCCATTAGCCCATTACTCTATCGCCAATGGGGACTTATATGCGGGCTATTTTTTAAGAAATGAAGGTTGAAACCTCTGGCCTCTGCATCATTACGATACACGACCATCTTGATTTATGTGGTGTTAGATTGGAGTATGAGCTCTAAAGGTGGATGGGGAAACAAACTCTGTGATTTCAAAGCCTCTTTGATTCACATGATTATGAAAACTTGAGAAGGGGAAAATGTGAGTATAGGCATGTTCATTTGAATCCTACATGATTTTGGTTTATTAATCTATCACATAAAGTACAAAGGGATTCTTCCAAGATAATTGAGTGGATGATTTTTTTTCTGTGAAATGTAGTACGAACCAATCCTTTGTAAACATTCCTATATGATTCAATCATACAACACAGATGACCAACATAGAAAAAATTCCTAAGGGATTCATATGCTCCATAATTCCTATAAAAATCCTTTGAGTTGAAGAGGCCCTTACAAGGAATCCTCGGATGTTCTGGGTGAATTTCTTTGGCTTCTACTCAGCTATCGACATATTAATTAAAGGTGGTTCTTCACACCAAACCGTCTAATATAGTCTCCTATTATTACCCACCCATAAAGTATGATGGTTTACATCGTCCTTGATAACATTTGTGAGCTATTTGCTGTAGTTTTTTCCATAGTGGTGACAAATTCAAAGTGTATTATTAAAATAATTGATTACTTTTTATATTCTCCTATGCAGATAGATTAAATTATTCAAAGTTTTAGTGATGTGAAATCATTTTGTTTTGTGTCCACATAGGTGGAATAGGTGGCATTTTTATCATTGCGGCTATATCATTCCTTATTCTTCTTCACAAAGAGAAACAAAAGACAAGAGAGTTTTATCAAAAGAACGGCGGGCCTACGTTAGAGAAGGCAAAGTTCataaaacttttcaaaaaggaggAGCTCAAGCCAATTTTGAAGAGTAGCAATTTCATTGGAAAAGGTGGCTTTGGCGAAGTTTATAAGGGCTTTCTTGATAATGAAGAAGTTGCGGTAAAGAAGCCAATTAGTGGTACTATGCTAGAGAATGAACAGTTTGCAAACGAAGTCATCATTCAATCTCGAGTAATCCACAAGAACATCGTTAGGCTCATAGGTTGTTGCCTAGAAGTTGATATCCCGATGTTGGTCTATGAGTTTCTCTCCAATGGTAGCCTTGAtgacattcttcatggcaaaaAGAAGGTGGCGCTCAACTTGGGTGTGCGTTTAAGTATTGCTGTCGAATCAGCGGATGCTCTGGTCTATATGCACTCAAAAACCAATGCCAAAATCATACATGGTGATGTTAAACCTGCAAATATACTCTTGGATGATAAGTTTGCGCCGAAGATATCAGACTTTGGCATATCAAGGCTGATTGCGAGAGACAAAAAACACACCGGATCTGTCATTGGTGACATGAGTTATATCGATCCAGTGTATCTACAAACAGGCCTACTAACCGAGAAAAGTGATGTCTACAGTTTTGGTGTTGTCATACTGGAACTTATTAGTAGGCAGAAAGCCACACATTCTGACGGCGGCAGCTTAGTAAACAGTTTCCTTGAAGCTGGGAAGAAAGAGAAGAAAGTGACAGAGTTGTTTGACAAGGAAATTGTAGCCGAAGGAGATTTGGAGATTCTTGATAGTTTGGCAGCGATCGCTTTGGAATGCCTTAACCTTGATGTGGATCAAAGACCATCGATGACAGAGGTAGTAGAGCGCCTTCTCATAATGAACCGATCTCGTAAGTCGTAACTTGCTTGCATGTATATGTCGTGTCAAATAAGAGGTGGTGACGTTTATCTTATATTGTTGTTGTGAACAAAAGCATGTAAGGTAGGAACAGAGAAGGTTTCACATTGGTTCCAAGAAAATTTGTAATATATTGTTGAGCTTTTTTTCTATACCAACATACCAACATTTGTTAAATAAAGAACATGTAAATAAACGCATTTATCGGTTTGCAATTTCCCTCTATTTTATTCCTTCATAATATACTAATGTTTGTAAAAAAAACATGTATATGGTCACATACAATGGCGAAGTTCAATAAATAAAGAACATGTAAAGAAATACCTTATCGGTTTGCAATTTCCCTCCATTTTTTATTTCATGTGATTTCAGTTTTTTTAATCATTTTTCTGTATTAACCTAGCCTTTTCATTTCAATTCGGGATTCTACAAAGGTCCTGAGTTCTAGGAATTAATGACTTCATTTTAATAAGCGCATTTCCATCTCGGCattgtgacatttccccgaattTTTGATTATCCGTTGCTGGGAAACAAGGCAATATAAACGAATGCATCTTCCTATCAATATCTCTAATCTTATGCTTGTGAGAATTTTTAAGCAGTAGACTAGAAATAAGCATCAGTATCATTTCTGGGTTGTTTATTAATTCATCTAATTTGATGATATTTTGTCCATCCGAGATCTCAATCAATCCCATCAGAATGAAGATAACGAGACAAGGAAACAAGCTTAGAGCATCTCTAGTAAACCCCGTATAATGTTGACCCGCAAAATGCGTTTACTGTTCGTTGCAGATCTAATTTGCAGGGCGAATTCGTGCGTTGCAGATCAGACCCCATATATGAAACTGTAAAATTTAACAAAAGGGAGAAACTTGCAACGATGTTGATCATATATAGTTCCTCATCATACTACATTGATCATACATAGTTCATCTACATTCACTACAAAAAAGGACACATCCGTTCTTGgtaaacgttgcatggaaaacaaaaaaaaatctatgcacacgcaatgatttatccatggagatgcatagcaacaagggggagagtgtgtctacgtaccctcgtggaccataagcggaagcatttgacaacacggttgatgtagtcgaacttattatagctctgaccgatcaagtatcgaacgtacgacacctccgagtactgcacacgttcagctcggtgacgtctctcgccttcttgatccagcaagacgtcgaggtagtagatgagttccgtcagcacgatggcgtgaagacggtgatggtgaagtgatctccgcagggcttcgcctaagcactacgaaaatatggcTGGAGGCGTAaatggtggaggggggcgccgcacacggctaggcaatTGTCTTGGGTGTGCTAgccccccctcatatatataggtggaagggagaggggagaggccaaGGGACGCCCCAAGTAGGActgaatcctacttgggctcctgcccttggccgcaccccctgCCATGTTTGTCGGAGGggggaggaaagagggggagagggaaggaagtgggaatcctaGTCCACACCTTCCTTTCCcttctcccctttccttctcctccttaggccggcccatatgggggcgcaccagccccttgaggctggtgtgtttcccctcttggcccataaggcctatatcttttgtcgggggtgcccggaacctcttccggtgacccgataagtacccggtaacccccgaaacacttccggtgtctgaatactattgtctcatatataaatctttacctctcgaccattttgagactcctcgtcatgtccgtgatctcatcctggactccgaacaatagtcggtcaccaaatcatataacactatatcgtcaacgaacgttaagcgtgcggaccctacgggttcgagaactatgtagacataactgagacacctctccggtcaataaccaatagcggaacatggatgcccatattggctcctacatattctacaaagatctttatcggtcgaactatgatgacaacatatgtaattccctttgtccatcggtatgttacttgcccgagattcgatcgtcggtatctttgtacctagttcaatctcgttaccggcaagtctctttactcgttccgtaatacatcatcagtaactaactcattagtcacttttcttgcaaggcttcttatgatgtgtattaccgagaggtcccacaaatacctctctgatactcggagtgacaaatcctaatctcgatctatgccaactcaacaaacaccttcggagatacatgCAGAGCATCTTtgtgatcacccagttatgttttgacatttgatagcacacaaggtattcttccggtatctaggagttgcataatctcatagtagaaggaatatgtatttgacatgaagaaagcaataacaataaactgaacgatcattatgctaagctaacgggtgggtcttgtccatcacatcattctcctaatgatgtgatcccgttgtcaaatgacaactcatgtctatggttaggaaacctttgatgtctactacacaaccttcttcttgtagacgttgttgggcctccaagtgcagaggtttgtaggacagtagcaaatttccctcaaatggatgacctaaggtttatcaatccgtgaaaggcgtaggatgaagatggtctctctcaagcaaccctgcaaccaaataacaaagagtctcttatgtccccaacacacccaatacaatggtaaattgtataagtgcactagttcggtgaagagatgatgatacaagtgcaatatggatggtagatatatgtttttgtaatctgaaaatataaaaacagtaaggtaactaatgataaaagtgagcgtaaacggtattgcaatgctaggaaacaaggcctagggttcatactttcactagtgcaagttctctcaacaataataacgtaattagatcatataactatccctcaatatgcaacaaagagtcactccaaagtcactaatagcggagaacaaacgaagagattattgtagggtacgaaaccacctcaaagttatcctttctgatcgatctattcaagagtccgtagtaaaagccataataggtaggtttATGGTACCtacgaaagttgcacggtactagagaggctagcaacggtggaagggtgagagtgcgtataatccatggactcaatattagtcataaagaactcacatacttattgcaaaaatctattagttatcgaaacgaagtactacgcgcatgctcctagggggatagattggtaggaaaagaccatcgctcgtccccgaccgccactcataaggaagacaatcaataaataaatcatgctccgacttcatcacataacggttcaccatacgtgcatgctacgggatcacaaactttaacacaagtatatctcaaattcaaactactcaactagaatgactctaatatcaccatcttcatatctcaaaacaatcatcaagtatcaaacttctcatagtattcaatgcagtttatatgaaagtttttattatacccatcttggatgcctatcatattaggactagtttcataaccaaaacaaactaccatgttgttctaaagactctcaaaataatataagtgaagcacgagaattcatctatttcttcaaaataaaaccaccaccgtgctgtaaaaggataaaagtgaagcactagagcaaatgacaaactactccgaaagatataagcgaagcacaatgggtagttgaataattatgtaactatgtgaatactctctaatatttaagaatttcagatcttggtattttattcaaacagcaagaaaaacaaaagaaaataaaatgacgctccaagcaaaacacatatcatgtagAGAATAAAAAAATAGCTCCaaataaagttaccgatgaatgaagacgaaagaggggatgccatccggggcatccccaagcttaggctcttggttatccttgaatattaccttggggtgccttgggaatccccaagcttaggctcttgccactccttattccatagtccatcgaatctttacccaaaacttgaaaacttcacaacacaaaacttaacagaaaactcgtaagccccgttagtataagaaaataaatcaccacttaggtactgttgtgaactcattataaattcatattggtgtaatatctactatattccaacttctgtatggttcataccctccgatactactcatagattcatcaaaataagcaaacaacacaatgaaaacaaaatctgtcaaaaacagaacagtctgtagcaatctggaggttttgaatacttctgtcactccaaaaattctgaaataaatttgtggacctgaggaatttttctattaatcatctgcaaaaagaatcaacctaaccgcactctccagtaaaaaatgtcaGCTAATCttgtgagcgcaaaagtttctgtttttacagcaagatcgcaaagacttcacccaagtcttcccaaaggttctacttggcacaaacactaattaaaacataaaaccacatctaaacagaggctagatgaattatttattactaaacaagatcaaaaagcaaggaacaaaaataaaattgggttacctcccagcaagcgctatcgtttaacgcccctagctaggcatgatgatttcaatgatgctcacataaaagataagaattgtaacataaagagaacatcatgaagaatatgactagcacatttaagtctaacccacttcctatgcatagggattttgtgagcaaacaacttgtgggaacaaaaaacaacttgcataggaaggtaaaacaagcaaatcttcaagattttcaacacatagagaggaaacttgatattattgcaattcctacaagcatatgttcctccctataataattacatgtaggatcataagcaaattcaaaaatatagctatcacaaaacatattcttaacacgatccacatgtatgcaaagttgacactcttccaaaatagtgggattaacattaactaaagtcgtgacctctccgaacccactttcataattatcacaataagattcaacaccctccaaaatagtgggatcattacttcctaaagttgacactcttccaaacccactttcatcaatataatcatcataaataggaggcatgctatcatcaaaataaatttgctcatcaaaacttgggggacaaaaaatatcatcttcatcaaacatagcatccccaagcttgtggatttgcatatcattagcatcatagatattcaaagaattcatactaacaacattgcaatcatgctcatcatccaaagatttagtgccaaatattttaatacattcttcttctagcattttgtcacaattattggaatccttattttcatgaaagatattaaaaagatgaagcatatgaggtacccttaattcaattttttttgtagttttcttttataaactaaactagtgacaaaacaagaaactaaaagatttgattgcaagatctaaagatataccttcaagcgctaacctccccgacaacggcgccagaaaagagcttgatgtctactaaacaaccttcttcttgtagacgttgttgggcctccaagtgcagaggtttgtaggacagtagaaaatttccctcaagtggatgacctaaagtttatcaatccgtgggaggcgtaggatgaagatggtctctctcaagcaaccctccaaccaaataacaaagagtctcttgtgtccccaacacacccaatacaattgtaaattgtataggtgcactagttcggcaaagagatggtgatacaagtgcaatatagatggtagatataggtttttgtaatctgaaatataaaaatagcaaggtaactaatgataaaagtgagcgtaaacggtattgcaatgctaggaaacaaggcctagggttcatactttcactagtgcaagttctctcaacaataataacataattggatcatataactatccctcaacatgcaaaaaagagtcactccaaagtcactaatagcggagaacaaacgaagagattattgtagggtacgaaaccaactcaaagttattctttccgatcaatccgttgggttattcctataagtgtcacaaacagccctagagttcgtagtaaaataacaccttaagacgcaaatcaaccaaaaccctaatgtcacctagatactccaatgtcacctcaagtatccatgggtatgattatacgatatgcatcacacaatctcagattcatctattcaaccaacacaaagaatttcaaagagtgccccaaagtttctaccggagagtcaagacgaaaacgtgtgccaactcctatgcataagttcacgaggtcatagaactcgcaagttgatcaccaaaacatacatcaagtggatcacgtgatatcccattgtcaccacagataagcacatgcaagacatacatcaagtgttctcaaatccttaaagactcaatccgataagataacttcaaagggaaaactcaaatccattacaagagagtagagggagggaaacatcataagatccaactataatagcaaagctcgcgatacatcaagatcatgccaaatcaagaacacgagagagagatcaaacacatagctactggtacataccctcagccccaagggtgaactactccctcctcgtcatggagagcgctgggatgatgaagatggccacggGAGAGgcattcccccctccggcagggtgccgaaacgggtctagattggttttcggtggctacagaggcttgcggggGCGGAAcacccgatctaggtttctttctagaagtttgggtatatataagaggtgttggagtcgggaacaagttaggggggtccccgaggcagccacgaggtaggggggtgcgcccccaccctcgtggtggccttgggactcttctggcccatctccggtactctgtgggcttcttctggtccaaaaatgatgcccgtgaaatttcaggtcaattggactctgtttggttttccttttctgcgatactcaaaacaaggaaaaaacagaaactggcactgggctctaggttaataggttagtcccaaaaatcatataaaatagcatataaatgcatataaaacatccaaggttgataatataatagcatggaacaataaaaaattatagatacgttggagacgtatcaaccttaaccatatttgatcaacgagctagtctagtagaggctcactagggacacggtatttgtttatgtatccacacatgtatttaagtttccggtcaatacaattatagcatgaataataaacctttatcatgatttaggaaatataacaataaccattttattattgcctctagggcatatttcgatcagtctcccacttgcactagagtcaataatctagttcacatcgccatgtgattaacacccatacttcacatcgccatgtgaccaacacccaaagagtttactagagtcaataatctagttcacatcgtcatgtgattaacacccaaagagtactaaggtgtgatcatgttttgcttgtgagagaagtttagtcaacgggcctgtcacattcagatccgtatgtattttgcaaatttctatgtcttcaatactctgcatggagctactctagctattTGCTCACACTTTCAATAcatatccagattgagactcaatAGTCATCTgaatcggtgtcaaagcttgcatcgacgtaactctttatgatgaactctttatcacctccataaccgagaaatatttcatTAGTCCTCTAAgaataattttgaccgatgtccagtgatctactcttggatcactattgtacccccttgccaaactcatggcaaggtacacaataggtttggtacacaacatggcatactttatagaacctatggctgaggcattgatacgtctccaacgtatctataatttatgaagtattcatgccaagtttacaatagttttatatgattttggtatgatttgattagaactaacccggactgacgatgtttttagcggaactaccgtggtgttgtttttgtgcagaaatagaagttctcggaatgcgatgaaaatcaacggaattttttttggaaaatataaaaaataccggaacaaaaatctaccggaggggagtcccgtgggccccacgagggtgggggtgcgcccaccctcctggggcgcgcccctgtgcctcgtggactTCCCATGGGgaccctgacttgttctcgatgccaacctctcctataaatgcccaaacctccagaaattaacctagatcggaagttccgccaccgcaagcatctgtagccatgagaaatcaatctacgccctctctggcaccctgccggagggggccatcatcaccggaggctatggaggaggatcccggaggggccatcatcaccatgaaggccaaggaccagcgggagaacctctccccatctaggggggagtccatggaggaggaagcacaagggggagaacctctcctcctctctctcggtggcaccggagtgccatcgggaggggaatcatcgccgcggtgatcgtcttcatcaacatcaccatcctcatctcttttatgcggtccactctcctgcaccccgctgtaatccctactttaACATGGTGcttttatgccacatattatgatctaatgatgtgttgccatcctatgatgttttgagtagatatcctttgtctttgggttgattgatgatctagattggtatgagttgtatgttttattttggtgatgtcctattgtgccctccgtgtcacgcaagcatgagggattcccattgtagggtgttgcaatacgttcatgattcgcttatagtgggttgcttaagtgacagaagcataaacccgagtaagggggttgttgcgtatgagataaaggggacttgatgctttaatgctatggttgggtttttaCCTTAataatctttagtagttgcggatgcttgctagagttccaatcataagtgcatatgatccaagaagagaaagtatgttagcttatgcctctccctcatatgaaattgcaatgacgaccaCCGGTCTTGTTAATGATTGCCTAGGATAATTCCGCACAtcgacccatcattattccacactcactatttataatatttagtaatatattctaactttatgataacagcacctacttttatattttagctctccgatatcatgcaaagttatcctcttcatacccacaacgtagttttatttctcgtttctagttggaagcaaacgttcggtgtacgtagagtcgtatcagtggcagataggacttgagagaatattgatcttacctttagctccttgtgggttcgacactccatacttatcacttccacctttgggaattgctacaatgattccctgcacttggggattatcaagctcttttctggcgccgttgccgggaagcaatagtgtggggttgatattctcatgtgtgcttgtttgctttcttcactaagtagattttgtttttcctttttattttctgtttagttgtgggtgaaacatacaaaaaaaattaaaagaatgaaaatacaaaaaaaatac contains:
- the LOC125535874 gene encoding wall-associated receptor kinase 1-like isoform X1; translated protein: MTTTRSSQSHNSQPLPIILVLLAAAAAASTPLILQAAAAAAEQDEKQPITLPGCPDRCGDTLIPFPFGTKPGCFREGFQVTCNDSFTPHRAFLAYAGVNQHIAEIYYKVGWHHPVWRTDHGNTALELIDISVADGEARAYGLVSSLCNAANLSGDYVAKCQNLALGERGPFLLSVTRNLLVGVGWRVEPKIMSYLWSAYRNSTYEFSLACLSDLMGMPKLLQLATNGSCSSRGCCQAALPEAAPLTDFGTWFTIEDNPMWQTNPCTYAMVVESDWYRFSTPDLYGVEVLPRRYPRGVPFVLDFSIRNGACPGKGQKPPPDYACVSGNSYCANATGGAAHGYVCRCLEHYDGNPYIANGCQDIDECKLRKLNPELYPCSSDGICKNRLEGYDCPCKLGMKGDGIKGTCTDKFPLVAQVIVGGIGGIFIIAAISFLILLHKEKQKTREFYQKNGGPTLEKAKFIKLFKKEELKPILKSSNFIGKGGFGEVYKGFLDNEEVAVKKPISGTMLENEQFANEVIIQSRVIHKNIVRLIGCCLEVDIPMLVYEFLSNGSLDDILHGKKKVALNLGVRLSIAVESADALVYMHSKTNAKIIHGDVKPANILLDDKFAPKISDFGISRLIARDKKHTGSVIGDMSYIDPVYLQTGLLTEKSDVYSFGVVILELISRQKATHSDGGSLVNSFLEAGKKEKKVTELFDKEIVAEGDLEILDSLAAIALECLNLDVDQRPSMTEVVERLLIMNRSRKS
- the LOC125535874 gene encoding wall-associated receptor kinase 1-like isoform X2, whose product is MTTTRSSQSHNSQPLPIILVLLAAAAAASTPLILQAAAAAAEQDEKQPITLPGCPDRCGDTLIPFPFGTKPGCFREGFQVTCNDSFTPHRAFLAYAGVNQHIAEIYYKVGWHHPVWRTDHGNTALELIDISVADGEARAYGLVSSLCNAANLSGDYVAKCQNLALGERGPFLLSVTRNLLVGVGWRVEPKIMSYLWSAYRNSTYEFSLACLSDLMGMPKLLQLATNGSCSSRGCCQAALPEAAPLTDFGTWFTIEDNPMWQTNPCTYAMVVESDWYRFSTPDLYGVEVLPRRYPRGVPFVLDFSIRNGACPGKGQKPPPDYACVSGNSYCANATGGAAHGYVCRCLEHYDGNPYIANGCQDIDECKLRKLNPELYPCSSDGICKNRLEGYDCPCKLGMKGDGGIGGIFIIAAISFLILLHKEKQKTREFYQKNGGPTLEKAKFIKLFKKEELKPILKSSNFIGKGGFGEVYKGFLDNEEVAVKKPISGTMLENEQFANEVIIQSRVIHKNIVRLIGCCLEVDIPMLVYEFLSNGSLDDILHGKKKVALNLGVRLSIAVESADALVYMHSKTNAKIIHGDVKPANILLDDKFAPKISDFGISRLIARDKKHTGSVIGDMSYIDPVYLQTGLLTEKSDVYSFGVVILELISRQKATHSDGGSLVNSFLEAGKKEKKVTELFDKEIVAEGDLEILDSLAAIALECLNLDVDQRPSMTEVVERLLIMNRSRKS